The DNA region GACCCCCGAGACGTCGATGCGGTCCTGACCCGTTGGATAGGTGGGGCCGAGGGAGTCGCTGAAGCGGTCGACGTCGAGCGTCTCGCGACGCTGCGCCGCCTGGGGCCTGCAGACGGGTCGTTGCTGACCCAGATGGTCGATGCCTTCGCCGACCAGGCTGTCGAAACCATGGCCGCCATCCGCGACGCCGAATCCGGCGGTGACCTCGAGGCCCTCCAGCAGAGCGCGCATCGCCTCCGAGGCGCGGCGGCCAACCTGGGCGCCGCCGCCCTCGCGGACCGCTGCCTCGAGCTCGAGCAAATCGGCGAGCTCACCGGAGCCGCGGAGCTGATCAGCAGCATCGACATCGAGCTCGACCGCGCCTCGCGCGCCCTGCGCGCCGCCACCGAGCAGCCGGTAACGTGAGGATCCTCGTGGCCGACGACGAGCCCACCGCCCGCCTGCTGGTCCAGGCGACAGTGGAGCAGCTCGGGCACAGCTGCGTCATGGCCGAGGACGGCGAGCAGGCATGGCGGATGATCGCCACCTCGGACGTCGAGGTGGTCGTCAGCGACTGGCTCATGCCCGGCCTGGACGGGCTGGAGCTGTGCCGCCGGATCCGAGCCCGCGAAGGGGGGACCTACACCTACCTCGTCCTGGTCACCTCCAGGAGCGCTCACGACCACATCCGGGCGGGCATGGACGCAGGCGCTGACGACTACCTGACCAAGCCGCTGGACCCCTTCGAACTCGAGACGCGGCTCATCGCCGCCGAGCGGGTGACCTCGCTGCACGCCGAGCTCCAGCGCTCCCAGAACGAGCTGAACCGGCTGGCCTGCACCGACCCGCTCACCCAGCTGCGCAACCGCCTCACACTCAACGACGACCTCGCTGCCCTCCACGCGCAAAGCCGACGCTACGAGCGCAGCTACAGCCTGATCATCGGCGATGTCGACACATTCAAGGGGTACAACGACACCTACGGCCACCAGGCGGGAGACGAGGTCCTGCGCGCGGTGGCCGGCGCCTTGACCGGTGCGGTGCGGGCCGGCGACACCGTCTACCGGTTCGGCGGCGAGGAGTTCCTCATCATGCTGCCCGAACAACGACTATCCGACGCCGGCGGCGTCGCGGAACGTCTCCGTGCGGCCGTTGAGGACCTCCGGTGGACGTAACCGCGTCGTGCCCATCGGGTCCAAACCGATACCCGGCAAGGGTACGGCCACCACAGTGCACCGCAGTCAGCGGGCCAAGTGAGTCCGGCCTCGGTCGGCGTCGGAGGGCATGACGCGCCTCGGTGCGGAGCAGCAGCGCCCCTGACGCTGGCGGCAAAGCGCCTGACCGGTCGGGTCAGGGTGGCCGCCGACGCCATCCGGCGGCGCTTTGCCCGGCACGAGCCGTGGGCAGGCCTGATCGTCTGACTGTCCGTCACGCGTGGTGAGGGTCCGGCTGACCGGCGCTGAATGTCGGCATCACCAGGCCGTGGGCGTCACGCCGGGCACCGCCGGCACCATCCCCACCGGTCGGGGGCACGCCCGCGCTGGATTGCCAGCAGGCCGTCGCGCAGGCGGGTCGTGTGGGGTCCGACCGCGCCGTCGCCGACCACGATGCGCTCCCCGTGCAACACCAGCGTTCCCACGCCGGCGAGGACCGCAGCGGTCCCGGTGAGCGCAGCCTCCCCCGACCGGGCCCACGCGCGCAGCTCGTCGACGTGCACGTCGCGCTCCTCGACCGCGTACCCGAGGTGGTCGGCGATCCGCAGCACCGAGTCCCGCGTGATGCCGTGCAGGAACGATCCGTCGAGCGCCTTGGTCACCACCCGGCCCTCGGCGAACAGGACGAAGTTCGAAGCCCCGGTCTCCTGGACGTCGCCGCCGGGGGCGAACAGGACCTGATCGGCCCCATGCTCCGTGCGGGCCCGCTGGATCACGCCCAGCGCCATGGCGTAGTTGGCACCCGCCTTGACCGCGCCGAACTGGGGCGTGGAACGGGGCACGTCCGTCTCGACGGACACGGTCAGGGTGCGCCCCCCCGCGAAGTAGTCGCCGACGGGGCTGGCCAGGACGAACAGCAGCGCCTCCGCGGAGGGCAGCGCCGCCCCGCCGATGGACGCATCGACGCCGAGCAGGGTGGGCCGCAGGTACAGCGCGCCGGGCGCAGCCGGCACCTCGGCGAGGTTGGCCTCCACCGTTGCGCCGACCATGGCCGTGACCAGGTCGCCGGGGGGGACCGGCAGGCAGAGCGCGGCCGCGCTCGCCCGCAGACGTGCGACGTGGTCGGCGAGCCGGAAGATGCGGACCACGCTGTCCTCCCCGCGGTGGGCCTTCAGCGCCTCGAAGCAGGCGCTGCCGTAGTGCAGCGCGTGCGTGGCGGGGTCGAGCGCGAGTGGTTCGACGGGATGGGCCTCCCACGGCTGGTAGGCGCCCTGACGGGTGCGGCTCGACACCATCGTCTGCGCCAGGACGCTCCCGAACGCCCGAGCCGGCGGCGGTGGCGGACTCGACGATCTGGCCCGGTTCACCGACGGACTCCGTTCCTCACGGGTTGGCCCGGACGTGCACTTGCTCCGGACCCGGCAGGCTACCCTTCGCGCCGGTAGACGCCTATCGGCGCTCAGCCAGCAATGGCGACGTGGCGGCTGGGCCGGTGGGACGCGTGGGCGACGCGAGCCGAGGGGTGGTGCCCCGTATCCGCAGAGCGTTTCGATGTCGTGGTGGTTGGTGCCAGCCTGGCGGGGTGCACGGCGGCCAGGCTGTATGCCCGGCGGGGCCTGCGCGTCGCACTGGTCGAGCAGCATCGCGACCCCGCGTACTACAAGCGCCTCTGCACGCACTTGATCCAAGGCTCGGCGCGGCCGACGATCGAGCGACTGGGGCTGGCTGAGCCGCTCGAAGCGGCCGGCGCTGTCCACAACGGCATTCGGATGTGGACCCGCTGGGGCTGGATCGTCCCACCACCGAGCAACCTCTGGGGCTACAACGTCCGCCGGCAGACCCTCGATCCCATGCTGCGGGCGCTGACGTTGGGGACGCGGGGCGTCGAGGCGTACCTGGGGTACACGG from Egibacteraceae bacterium includes:
- the ilvE gene encoding branched-chain-amino-acid transaminase, producing the protein MNRARSSSPPPPPARAFGSVLAQTMVSSRTRQGAYQPWEAHPVEPLALDPATHALHYGSACFEALKAHRGEDSVVRIFRLADHVARLRASAAALCLPVPPGDLVTAMVGATVEANLAEVPAAPGALYLRPTLLGVDASIGGAALPSAEALLFVLASPVGDYFAGGRTLTVSVETDVPRSTPQFGAVKAGANYAMALGVIQRARTEHGADQVLFAPGGDVQETGASNFVLFAEGRVVTKALDGSFLHGITRDSVLRIADHLGYAVEERDVHVDELRAWARSGEAALTGTAAVLAGVGTLVLHGERIVVGDGAVGPHTTRLRDGLLAIQRGRAPDRWGWCRRCPA
- a CDS encoding diguanylate cyclase, coding for MRILVADDEPTARLLVQATVEQLGHSCVMAEDGEQAWRMIATSDVEVVVSDWLMPGLDGLELCRRIRAREGGTYTYLVLVTSRSAHDHIRAGMDAGADDYLTKPLDPFELETRLIAAERVTSLHAELQRSQNELNRLACTDPLTQLRNRLTLNDDLAALHAQSRRYERSYSLIIGDVDTFKGYNDTYGHQAGDEVLRAVAGALTGAVRAGDTVYRFGGEEFLIMLPEQRLSDAGGVAERLRAAVEDLRWT